One part of the Equus asinus isolate D_3611 breed Donkey chromosome 6, EquAss-T2T_v2, whole genome shotgun sequence genome encodes these proteins:
- the NLRC4 gene encoding NLR family CARD domain-containing protein 4 isoform X7 — protein MAHQDCPRNFTLRVAFYPPRRESNRIAQPVNFIKDNSQALIQRMGMTVIKQVVDELFVWNVVNYEEVNIICCEKVEQDAARQLIHMILKKGSEACNLFLKSLEKWNYPLFQDLNGQSLFHQMSEGDLDDLAQDLKDFYHTPSFLNFYPLGEDIDIIFNLKSTFTEPVLWRKDHHHHRLEQLSLSGLLDTLQSPCIIEGESGKGKSTLLQRIAMLWASGKCRALTKFKLVFFLRLSRAQGGLFETLSDQLLGIPDTIRKQTFMAKLLKLRQRVLFLLDGYNEFKAQNCPEIEALIKENHHFKNMVIVTTTTECLRHIRQFGALIAEVGDMTEDSAQALIQEVLIKELAEGLLLQIQKSRCLRNLMKTPLFVVITCAIQMGESEFHSHTQTRLFKTFYDLLIQKNKHKCKGVAASDFTRSLDHCGDLALEGVFSHKFDFKPEDMSSVHEDVLLKAGLLCKYTAQQFKPKYKFFHKSFQEYVAGRRLSSLLTSQEPEEVTKGNSHLQKMAFISDITSKYSNLLLYTCGSSAEATRTVLRHLAAVCQHGSLHGLSITKRPLWRQESKENVKNTTVQETLKAININSFTECGINLFHESRFESALSEEFEAFFCGKSLYINSENIPDYLFDFFELLPNCASALDFVKLDFYGRATASQNKTTEDTSRTHTEESSGTYIPSRAVSLFFNWKQEFKTLEVTLRDFSKLNKQDIKYLGKIFSSATSLRLYIKRCAGVAGSLSSILSTCKNIHSLVVEASPLTLTDEQHITSVTNLKTLSIHDLQAQRLPGIVNISRLNYNQAWFGGLIDNLGNLKNLVKLILDNVKMSEEDAINLGEGLTNLKKMCLLRLTHLSDIGEGMDHIVKSLSAKPCDLEEIQLVSCCLSANAVKTLARNLHNLAKLSILDLSENHLEKDGNEALHELIDRLHILEQLTVLMLPWWSDVRVSLTSLLEQLEGAPQLIKLGLKNWRLTDAEIRILATAAVAYLPFIVLFSVSLIRSAAGNLNSFPVCIIDYGEK, from the exons tGAATTTCATAAAGGACAATAGCCAAGCCCTCATTCAAAGGATGGGAATGACTGTTATAAAACAAGTTGTGGATGAGCTATTTGTGTGGAATGTTGTGAATTACGAAGAAGTAAACATCATTTGCTGCGAGAAGGTTGAGCAGGATGCTGCAAGACAACTCATTCACATGATTTTGAAGAAGGGTTCAGAAGCCTGTAACCTCTTTCTTAAATCCCTTGAAAAGTGGAACTATCCTCTGTTTCAAGACTTGAACGGACAAA GTCTTTTCCATCAGATGTCAGAAGGAGACTTAGATGATTTGGCTCAAGACTTGAAAGATTTCTACCATACCCCATCTTTTCTGAACTTCTATCCCTTGGGTGAAGATattgacattatttttaatttgaagagcACTTTCACAGAACCTGTTCTATGGAGGAAAGACCACCACCATCACCGTCTGGAGCAGCTGAGCCTGAGCGGTCTGCTAGACACTCTTCAGAGCCCCTGCATCATCGAAGGGGAATCTGGCAAAGGGAAGTCCACTCTGCTACAGCGAATCGCCATGCTCTGGGCCTCTGGAAAGTGCAGGGCTCTGACCAAGTTCAAATTAGTCTTTTTTCTCCGTTTGAGCAGGGCCCAGGGTGGACTCTTTGAAACCCTGAGTGATCAACTCCTGGGTATCCCTGACACGATCAGGAAGCAGACTTTCATGGCCAAGCTGTTGAAGCTACGGCAGAgagttctttttctccttgatgGCTACAATGAATTCAAGGCCCAGAACTGCCCAGAAATTGAAGCCCTGATAAAGGAAAACCACCATTTCAAGAATATGGTCATTGTTACCACCACCACTGAGTGTCTGAGGCACATCAGGCAGTTTGGTGCCCTGATTGCCGAAGTGGGGGATATGACGGAGGACAGCGCCCAGGCTCTCATCCAGGAGGTGCTGATAAAGGAGCTCGCTGAAGGCTTGTTGCTCCAAATTCAGAAATCCAGGTGCTTGAGGAATCTGATGAAGACTCCTCTCTTTGTCGTTATAACTTGTGCAATCCAGATGGGGGAGAGTGAGTTCCACTCTCATACACAAACAAGGCTGTTCAAGACCTTCTACGATCTGCTGATACAGAAAAATAAGCACAAATGTAAAGGGGTGGCTGCAAGCGACTTCACTCGGAGCCTGGACCACTGTGGAGACCTAGCTCTGGAGGGCGTGTTCTCCCACAAGTTTGATTTCAAACCGGAGGACATGTCCAGTGTGCACGAGGATGTCCTACTGAAAGCTGGACTCCTCTGTAAATACACAGCTCAACAGTTCAAGCCAAAGTATAAATTCTTTCATAAATCATTCCAGGAGTATGTAGCGGGACGCAGACTCAGCAGTTTATTGACTTCCCAAGAGCCAGAAGAGGTGACCAAGGGGAACAGTCACTTGCAGAAAATGGCTTTCATTTCAGACATTACATCCAAGTATAGCAACCTGCTCCTGTACACGTGCGGATCATCTGCCGAAGCCACCAGGACTGTTCTGAGACACCTTGCAGCAGTGTGTCAACATGGCAGCCTCCATGGACTTTCCATCACCAAGAGACCTCTCTGGAGGCAGGAATCtaaggaaaatgtgaaaaacacCACCGTGCAAGAAACTCTGAAAGCCATAAACATCAATTCCTTTACAGAGTGTGGCATTAATTTATTCCATGAAAGTAGATTCGAATCAGCCCTGAGCGAAGAATTTGAAGCTTTCTTTTGCGGTAAAAGCTTATATATCAACTCAGAGAACATCCCTGATTacttatttgatttctttgaacTCTTGCCTAATTGTGCAAGTGCTCTGGACTTCGTTAAACTGGACTTCTACGGGAGAGCTACAGCTTCGCAGAACAAGACCACAGAAGACACAAGCAGGACCCACACGGAAGAGTCCTCAGGAACCTACATTCCCAGCAGGGCCGTGTCTTTGTTCTTCAACTGGAAGCAGGAATTCAAGACTCTGGAGGTCACACTCCGGGATTTCAGCAAGTTGAATAAGCAAGATATCAAATATCTGGGAAAGATATTCAGTTCTGCTACAAGCCTCAGATTGTACATTAAGAGATGTGCTGGCGTGGCTGGAAGCCTCAGTTCCATCCTTAGCACCTGTAAGAACATTCATTCCCTCGTGGTAGAAGCCAGTCCCCTCACCCTAACAGATGAGCAGCACATCACATCTGTGACAAACCTGAAAACCTTGAGTATTCATGACCTACAGGCTCAACGGCTGCCGGGTATTGTAAACATCAGCAGATTAAACTATAATCAAGCCTGGTTCG GTGGTCTGATTGACAACTTGGGTAATTTGAAGAACCTTGTGAAGCTTATACTGGATAACGTTAAGATGAGTGAGGAAGATGCTATAAATCTAg GTGAAGGTCTGACAAACCTGAAGAAGATGTGTCTACTTCGTCTGACCCACTTGTCTGACATTGGGGAGGGAATGGATCACATCGTAAAGTCTCTGTCAGCCAAACCCTGTGACCTTGAAGAAATCCAATTAGTCTCCTGCTGCCTGTCGGCAAATGCTGTGAAAACCCTAG ctcGGAATCTTCACAATTTGGCCAAACTGAGTATTCTTGATTTATCTGAAAATCACCTGGAGAAGGATGGAAATGAAGCTCTGCATGAACTGA TTGACAGGCTGCACATCCTGGAACAGCTAACTGTGCTGATGCTGCCCTGGTGGAGTGATGTACGAGTCAGCCTGACCAGTCTACTGGAGCAGCTGGAGGGGGCCCCACAGCTCATCAAGCTTGGGCTGAAAAACTGGAGACTCACAGATGCAGAGATTAGAATTCTAG
- the NLRC4 gene encoding NLR family CARD domain-containing protein 4 isoform X1, whose amino-acid sequence MAHQDCPRNFTLRVAFYPPRRESNRIAQPVNFIKDNSQALIQRMGMTVIKQVVDELFVWNVVNYEEVNIICCEKVEQDAARQLIHMILKKGSEACNLFLKSLEKWNYPLFQDLNGQSLFHQMSEGDLDDLAQDLKDFYHTPSFLNFYPLGEDIDIIFNLKSTFTEPVLWRKDHHHHRLEQLSLSGLLDTLQSPCIIEGESGKGKSTLLQRIAMLWASGKCRALTKFKLVFFLRLSRAQGGLFETLSDQLLGIPDTIRKQTFMAKLLKLRQRVLFLLDGYNEFKAQNCPEIEALIKENHHFKNMVIVTTTTECLRHIRQFGALIAEVGDMTEDSAQALIQEVLIKELAEGLLLQIQKSRCLRNLMKTPLFVVITCAIQMGESEFHSHTQTRLFKTFYDLLIQKNKHKCKGVAASDFTRSLDHCGDLALEGVFSHKFDFKPEDMSSVHEDVLLKAGLLCKYTAQQFKPKYKFFHKSFQEYVAGRRLSSLLTSQEPEEVTKGNSHLQKMAFISDITSKYSNLLLYTCGSSAEATRTVLRHLAAVCQHGSLHGLSITKRPLWRQESKENVKNTTVQETLKAININSFTECGINLFHESRFESALSEEFEAFFCGKSLYINSENIPDYLFDFFELLPNCASALDFVKLDFYGRATASQNKTTEDTSRTHTEESSGTYIPSRAVSLFFNWKQEFKTLEVTLRDFSKLNKQDIKYLGKIFSSATSLRLYIKRCAGVAGSLSSILSTCKNIHSLVVEASPLTLTDEQHITSVTNLKTLSIHDLQAQRLPGIVNISRLNYNQAWFGGLIDNLGNLKNLVKLILDNVKMSEEDAINLGEGLTNLKKMCLLRLTHLSDIGEGMDHIVKSLSAKPCDLEEIQLVSCCLSANAVKTLARNLHNLAKLSILDLSENHLEKDGNEALHELIDRLHILEQLTVLMLPWWSDVRVSLTSLLEQLEGAPQLIKLGLKNWRLTDAEIRILGAFFKKNLLQNFRQLDLAGNCVSSDGWLAFMGVFEHLKQLVFFDFSTERFLPDAVLVRKLSQVLSKLTFLQEARLVGWQFDDDDVNVIKGAFKLVTA is encoded by the exons tGAATTTCATAAAGGACAATAGCCAAGCCCTCATTCAAAGGATGGGAATGACTGTTATAAAACAAGTTGTGGATGAGCTATTTGTGTGGAATGTTGTGAATTACGAAGAAGTAAACATCATTTGCTGCGAGAAGGTTGAGCAGGATGCTGCAAGACAACTCATTCACATGATTTTGAAGAAGGGTTCAGAAGCCTGTAACCTCTTTCTTAAATCCCTTGAAAAGTGGAACTATCCTCTGTTTCAAGACTTGAACGGACAAA GTCTTTTCCATCAGATGTCAGAAGGAGACTTAGATGATTTGGCTCAAGACTTGAAAGATTTCTACCATACCCCATCTTTTCTGAACTTCTATCCCTTGGGTGAAGATattgacattatttttaatttgaagagcACTTTCACAGAACCTGTTCTATGGAGGAAAGACCACCACCATCACCGTCTGGAGCAGCTGAGCCTGAGCGGTCTGCTAGACACTCTTCAGAGCCCCTGCATCATCGAAGGGGAATCTGGCAAAGGGAAGTCCACTCTGCTACAGCGAATCGCCATGCTCTGGGCCTCTGGAAAGTGCAGGGCTCTGACCAAGTTCAAATTAGTCTTTTTTCTCCGTTTGAGCAGGGCCCAGGGTGGACTCTTTGAAACCCTGAGTGATCAACTCCTGGGTATCCCTGACACGATCAGGAAGCAGACTTTCATGGCCAAGCTGTTGAAGCTACGGCAGAgagttctttttctccttgatgGCTACAATGAATTCAAGGCCCAGAACTGCCCAGAAATTGAAGCCCTGATAAAGGAAAACCACCATTTCAAGAATATGGTCATTGTTACCACCACCACTGAGTGTCTGAGGCACATCAGGCAGTTTGGTGCCCTGATTGCCGAAGTGGGGGATATGACGGAGGACAGCGCCCAGGCTCTCATCCAGGAGGTGCTGATAAAGGAGCTCGCTGAAGGCTTGTTGCTCCAAATTCAGAAATCCAGGTGCTTGAGGAATCTGATGAAGACTCCTCTCTTTGTCGTTATAACTTGTGCAATCCAGATGGGGGAGAGTGAGTTCCACTCTCATACACAAACAAGGCTGTTCAAGACCTTCTACGATCTGCTGATACAGAAAAATAAGCACAAATGTAAAGGGGTGGCTGCAAGCGACTTCACTCGGAGCCTGGACCACTGTGGAGACCTAGCTCTGGAGGGCGTGTTCTCCCACAAGTTTGATTTCAAACCGGAGGACATGTCCAGTGTGCACGAGGATGTCCTACTGAAAGCTGGACTCCTCTGTAAATACACAGCTCAACAGTTCAAGCCAAAGTATAAATTCTTTCATAAATCATTCCAGGAGTATGTAGCGGGACGCAGACTCAGCAGTTTATTGACTTCCCAAGAGCCAGAAGAGGTGACCAAGGGGAACAGTCACTTGCAGAAAATGGCTTTCATTTCAGACATTACATCCAAGTATAGCAACCTGCTCCTGTACACGTGCGGATCATCTGCCGAAGCCACCAGGACTGTTCTGAGACACCTTGCAGCAGTGTGTCAACATGGCAGCCTCCATGGACTTTCCATCACCAAGAGACCTCTCTGGAGGCAGGAATCtaaggaaaatgtgaaaaacacCACCGTGCAAGAAACTCTGAAAGCCATAAACATCAATTCCTTTACAGAGTGTGGCATTAATTTATTCCATGAAAGTAGATTCGAATCAGCCCTGAGCGAAGAATTTGAAGCTTTCTTTTGCGGTAAAAGCTTATATATCAACTCAGAGAACATCCCTGATTacttatttgatttctttgaacTCTTGCCTAATTGTGCAAGTGCTCTGGACTTCGTTAAACTGGACTTCTACGGGAGAGCTACAGCTTCGCAGAACAAGACCACAGAAGACACAAGCAGGACCCACACGGAAGAGTCCTCAGGAACCTACATTCCCAGCAGGGCCGTGTCTTTGTTCTTCAACTGGAAGCAGGAATTCAAGACTCTGGAGGTCACACTCCGGGATTTCAGCAAGTTGAATAAGCAAGATATCAAATATCTGGGAAAGATATTCAGTTCTGCTACAAGCCTCAGATTGTACATTAAGAGATGTGCTGGCGTGGCTGGAAGCCTCAGTTCCATCCTTAGCACCTGTAAGAACATTCATTCCCTCGTGGTAGAAGCCAGTCCCCTCACCCTAACAGATGAGCAGCACATCACATCTGTGACAAACCTGAAAACCTTGAGTATTCATGACCTACAGGCTCAACGGCTGCCGGGTATTGTAAACATCAGCAGATTAAACTATAATCAAGCCTGGTTCG GTGGTCTGATTGACAACTTGGGTAATTTGAAGAACCTTGTGAAGCTTATACTGGATAACGTTAAGATGAGTGAGGAAGATGCTATAAATCTAg GTGAAGGTCTGACAAACCTGAAGAAGATGTGTCTACTTCGTCTGACCCACTTGTCTGACATTGGGGAGGGAATGGATCACATCGTAAAGTCTCTGTCAGCCAAACCCTGTGACCTTGAAGAAATCCAATTAGTCTCCTGCTGCCTGTCGGCAAATGCTGTGAAAACCCTAG ctcGGAATCTTCACAATTTGGCCAAACTGAGTATTCTTGATTTATCTGAAAATCACCTGGAGAAGGATGGAAATGAAGCTCTGCATGAACTGA TTGACAGGCTGCACATCCTGGAACAGCTAACTGTGCTGATGCTGCCCTGGTGGAGTGATGTACGAGTCAGCCTGACCAGTCTACTGGAGCAGCTGGAGGGGGCCCCACAGCTCATCAAGCTTGGGCTGAAAAACTGGAGACTCACAGATGCAGAGATTAGAATTCTAG gtgcattttttaaaaagaaccttcTGCAAAACTTCCGGCAGTTGGATTTGGCGGGAAATTGTGTGAGCAGTGATGGATGGCTTGCCTTCATGGGTGTATTTGAGCATCTCAAGCAATTAGTGTTTTTTGACTTCAGTACTGAAAGATTTTTACCTGATGCAGTATTAGTCAGAAAACTTAGCCAAGTGTTATCCAAGTTAACTTTTTTGCAAGAAGCTAGGCTTGTTGGGTGGcaatttgatgatgatgatgtcaaTGTTATTAAAGGTGCTTTTAAATTAGTAACTGCTTAA
- the NLRC4 gene encoding NLR family CARD domain-containing protein 4 isoform X2, with the protein MAHQDCPRNFTLRVAFYPPRRESNRIAQPVNFIKDNSQALIQRMGMTVIKQVVDELFVWNVVNYEEVNIICCEKVEQDAARQLIHMILKKGSEACNLFLKSLEKWNYPLFQDLNGQSLFHQMSEGDLDDLAQDLKDFYHTPSFLNFYPLGEDIDIIFNLKSTFTEPVLWRKDHHHHRLEQLSLSGLLDTLQSPCIIEGESGKGKSTLLQRIAMLWASGKCRALTKFKLVFFLRLSRAQGGLFETLSDQLLGIPDTIRKQTFMAKLLKLRQRVLFLLDGYNEFKAQNCPEIEALIKENHHFKNMVIVTTTTECLRHIRQFGALIAEVGDMTEDSAQALIQEVLIKELAEGLLLQIQKSRCLRNLMKTPLFVVITCAIQMGESEFHSHTQTRLFKTFYDLLIQKNKHKCKGVAASDFTRSLDHCGDLALEGVFSHKFDFKPEDMSSVHEDVLLKAGLLCKYTAQQFKPKYKFFHKSFQEYVAGRRLSSLLTSQEPEEVTKGNSHLQKMAFISDITSKYSNLLLYTCGSSAEATRTVLRHLAAVCQHGSLHGLSITKRPLWRQESKENVKNTTVQETLKAININSFTECGINLFHESRFESALSEEFEAFFCGKSLYINSENIPDYLFDFFELLPNCASALDFVKLDFYGRATASQNKTTEDTSRTHTEESSGTYIPSRAVSLFFNWKQEFKTLEVTLRDFSKLNKQDIKYLGKIFSSATSLRLYIKRCAGVAGSLSSILSTCKNIHSLVVEASPLTLTDEQHITSVTNLKTLSIHDLQAQRLPGGLIDNLGNLKNLVKLILDNVKMSEEDAINLGEGLTNLKKMCLLRLTHLSDIGEGMDHIVKSLSAKPCDLEEIQLVSCCLSANAVKTLARNLHNLAKLSILDLSENHLEKDGNEALHELIDRLHILEQLTVLMLPWWSDVRVSLTSLLEQLEGAPQLIKLGLKNWRLTDAEIRILGAFFKKNLLQNFRQLDLAGNCVSSDGWLAFMGVFEHLKQLVFFDFSTERFLPDAVLVRKLSQVLSKLTFLQEARLVGWQFDDDDVNVIKGAFKLVTA; encoded by the exons tGAATTTCATAAAGGACAATAGCCAAGCCCTCATTCAAAGGATGGGAATGACTGTTATAAAACAAGTTGTGGATGAGCTATTTGTGTGGAATGTTGTGAATTACGAAGAAGTAAACATCATTTGCTGCGAGAAGGTTGAGCAGGATGCTGCAAGACAACTCATTCACATGATTTTGAAGAAGGGTTCAGAAGCCTGTAACCTCTTTCTTAAATCCCTTGAAAAGTGGAACTATCCTCTGTTTCAAGACTTGAACGGACAAA GTCTTTTCCATCAGATGTCAGAAGGAGACTTAGATGATTTGGCTCAAGACTTGAAAGATTTCTACCATACCCCATCTTTTCTGAACTTCTATCCCTTGGGTGAAGATattgacattatttttaatttgaagagcACTTTCACAGAACCTGTTCTATGGAGGAAAGACCACCACCATCACCGTCTGGAGCAGCTGAGCCTGAGCGGTCTGCTAGACACTCTTCAGAGCCCCTGCATCATCGAAGGGGAATCTGGCAAAGGGAAGTCCACTCTGCTACAGCGAATCGCCATGCTCTGGGCCTCTGGAAAGTGCAGGGCTCTGACCAAGTTCAAATTAGTCTTTTTTCTCCGTTTGAGCAGGGCCCAGGGTGGACTCTTTGAAACCCTGAGTGATCAACTCCTGGGTATCCCTGACACGATCAGGAAGCAGACTTTCATGGCCAAGCTGTTGAAGCTACGGCAGAgagttctttttctccttgatgGCTACAATGAATTCAAGGCCCAGAACTGCCCAGAAATTGAAGCCCTGATAAAGGAAAACCACCATTTCAAGAATATGGTCATTGTTACCACCACCACTGAGTGTCTGAGGCACATCAGGCAGTTTGGTGCCCTGATTGCCGAAGTGGGGGATATGACGGAGGACAGCGCCCAGGCTCTCATCCAGGAGGTGCTGATAAAGGAGCTCGCTGAAGGCTTGTTGCTCCAAATTCAGAAATCCAGGTGCTTGAGGAATCTGATGAAGACTCCTCTCTTTGTCGTTATAACTTGTGCAATCCAGATGGGGGAGAGTGAGTTCCACTCTCATACACAAACAAGGCTGTTCAAGACCTTCTACGATCTGCTGATACAGAAAAATAAGCACAAATGTAAAGGGGTGGCTGCAAGCGACTTCACTCGGAGCCTGGACCACTGTGGAGACCTAGCTCTGGAGGGCGTGTTCTCCCACAAGTTTGATTTCAAACCGGAGGACATGTCCAGTGTGCACGAGGATGTCCTACTGAAAGCTGGACTCCTCTGTAAATACACAGCTCAACAGTTCAAGCCAAAGTATAAATTCTTTCATAAATCATTCCAGGAGTATGTAGCGGGACGCAGACTCAGCAGTTTATTGACTTCCCAAGAGCCAGAAGAGGTGACCAAGGGGAACAGTCACTTGCAGAAAATGGCTTTCATTTCAGACATTACATCCAAGTATAGCAACCTGCTCCTGTACACGTGCGGATCATCTGCCGAAGCCACCAGGACTGTTCTGAGACACCTTGCAGCAGTGTGTCAACATGGCAGCCTCCATGGACTTTCCATCACCAAGAGACCTCTCTGGAGGCAGGAATCtaaggaaaatgtgaaaaacacCACCGTGCAAGAAACTCTGAAAGCCATAAACATCAATTCCTTTACAGAGTGTGGCATTAATTTATTCCATGAAAGTAGATTCGAATCAGCCCTGAGCGAAGAATTTGAAGCTTTCTTTTGCGGTAAAAGCTTATATATCAACTCAGAGAACATCCCTGATTacttatttgatttctttgaacTCTTGCCTAATTGTGCAAGTGCTCTGGACTTCGTTAAACTGGACTTCTACGGGAGAGCTACAGCTTCGCAGAACAAGACCACAGAAGACACAAGCAGGACCCACACGGAAGAGTCCTCAGGAACCTACATTCCCAGCAGGGCCGTGTCTTTGTTCTTCAACTGGAAGCAGGAATTCAAGACTCTGGAGGTCACACTCCGGGATTTCAGCAAGTTGAATAAGCAAGATATCAAATATCTGGGAAAGATATTCAGTTCTGCTACAAGCCTCAGATTGTACATTAAGAGATGTGCTGGCGTGGCTGGAAGCCTCAGTTCCATCCTTAGCACCTGTAAGAACATTCATTCCCTCGTGGTAGAAGCCAGTCCCCTCACCCTAACAGATGAGCAGCACATCACATCTGTGACAAACCTGAAAACCTTGAGTATTCATGACCTACAGGCTCAACGGCTGCCGG GTGGTCTGATTGACAACTTGGGTAATTTGAAGAACCTTGTGAAGCTTATACTGGATAACGTTAAGATGAGTGAGGAAGATGCTATAAATCTAg GTGAAGGTCTGACAAACCTGAAGAAGATGTGTCTACTTCGTCTGACCCACTTGTCTGACATTGGGGAGGGAATGGATCACATCGTAAAGTCTCTGTCAGCCAAACCCTGTGACCTTGAAGAAATCCAATTAGTCTCCTGCTGCCTGTCGGCAAATGCTGTGAAAACCCTAG ctcGGAATCTTCACAATTTGGCCAAACTGAGTATTCTTGATTTATCTGAAAATCACCTGGAGAAGGATGGAAATGAAGCTCTGCATGAACTGA TTGACAGGCTGCACATCCTGGAACAGCTAACTGTGCTGATGCTGCCCTGGTGGAGTGATGTACGAGTCAGCCTGACCAGTCTACTGGAGCAGCTGGAGGGGGCCCCACAGCTCATCAAGCTTGGGCTGAAAAACTGGAGACTCACAGATGCAGAGATTAGAATTCTAG gtgcattttttaaaaagaaccttcTGCAAAACTTCCGGCAGTTGGATTTGGCGGGAAATTGTGTGAGCAGTGATGGATGGCTTGCCTTCATGGGTGTATTTGAGCATCTCAAGCAATTAGTGTTTTTTGACTTCAGTACTGAAAGATTTTTACCTGATGCAGTATTAGTCAGAAAACTTAGCCAAGTGTTATCCAAGTTAACTTTTTTGCAAGAAGCTAGGCTTGTTGGGTGGcaatttgatgatgatgatgtcaaTGTTATTAAAGGTGCTTTTAAATTAGTAACTGCTTAA